In the genome of Clostridium sp. 'White wine YQ', the window TTAGAATTAATTTTTCCAAATTAACATAATATTAAAATATAATATTTTTTATGTGGAGGCATCAATGAAACTAAAAAAGAACTTTTGTTATCTAATTATTATAGCCATAACCTTAATACTTATATCCTTCGTTATAGCAAATTACTTTATATCCCGAAATAAAATGTCCAAGCTATTAAATACAATTACTGCTATAAACACATCATATGATACTCTTTTAAAAGAAGAAAAATACGATTTTAATTCCTCTTACACTATTGGAGAAACATCTGCTCTAAAATTAAATGAAGCTTACAAAAAGTCTGGCATCTTATCTGGTAAATATGCAGATTATTTACCTCTTTTAGAGCTTTACAAAAATTTTTATTCTAACTTTAGTCTTCTTAAAGATAAATCAAATTCTTCACCGGAATATATTAAGGACCTTACTACTTCAATAAAAAACCTCGAGGATATAAAAGATTTTTATGATTCACATCAAAGTATAGTTTCTAAACTTTCAGGTTTTAATAATTTTTATGAATTTAATAACCAACTGTTAACTAATCTATTAGACACATCAAAAGATTTATTAAACTCCGATATTACAAAACTTATACAAAGTGACTATAATTATGCTCTTAATAAGTTTTATGCAAGCGCAAATTTATTAACTCAAGATCTAAAGCCAGCATTAACTCATTGCTATGATACTAAGGGTTCCTTAGATAATATTCTAAATGATATATACAAAAAACAAGCAACCTTAGAAGAGTTACAAAAAGATTGCTCCACATTATCTGTCCCTCAATCCTTATATTCTAGTTATGAGGATTTTCAATCTATAATTAACCTTTGTTCGATATACTTAAACTCTATGCGTGAAACTATTGTAAGTGAATCTTCTTCTCCTTCATATGATAAAAATATTGATGAGATTTATGACAATGCTTTCTCTAAAAGACAAGACCTAATCTCCTCATTAAATACTTATAAAGAAAAATATTCTAATATTATTAAATAAAAAATGTATTATCCACTTAAAATTGGTTAAACTATTTTCGAACAGGGTTTATCCATAAGGAGGAGAAACATGAAAAAATTATATTTATTTTCATTCTTCTTTTTAACCTTTTTCTTTTATTTAAGCGGAATTAGGGTATGTGCAATGGAAAGTATAACTGATACACAAAGCGCAATCCCTATAAAAAAAGACATCTTACTTGGGGAGAGCAGAATATTAGCAGTTAATAATAACGAAGCTAAAGACTTATATAAGGAAAAAGAAGAAGTTGTTGAGGTTTTTTCTTATAATAGTAAAACTCTGTACATTACAAAAGAAGATATTGATTTGATGGCTATGGTAGTTTATGCAGAATCTAAAGGAGAACCCTTAGAAGGTAAAATTGCTGTAGCCTCAGTTATTCTTAACAGAGTAACTAATCCAAAGTTTCCTAGAACCATTGAAGGAGTCATAAAACAAAAAAATGCCTTCTCTTGTGTAAAAGGCGGTACGATCAATGTTAAACCTGATCAAGATTCGTATACTGCTGTTTATGAAGCAATAAGAGGAGTAGACCCTACAAATGATGCCTTGTTCTTCTACAATCCAGTTATTTCAACAAGTAATTGGATGAAAAATGTAGAAAAGAAAAAAGTAAAAAATATAGGAAATCATGTCTTCTTTCGCATTTAAGAATAGAGGTGAAAAAGCATTATACTTTTTCACCTCTATTCTTATTTCATAGGGTTTTAAGTTCAACTATTAACTTATTTATGAATGTATAAGTTAAGTTTCCTATCGAAAACCCTATCTCTTATCTAAATAAGAAACTGCACTTAAAGCAGCTATCAAACCTTCTCCTGCAGCCTTTATATATTGATAAGGCTTACCAACACAGTCGCCT includes:
- a CDS encoding cell wall hydrolase; the encoded protein is MKKLYLFSFFFLTFFFYLSGIRVCAMESITDTQSAIPIKKDILLGESRILAVNNNEAKDLYKEKEEVVEVFSYNSKTLYITKEDIDLMAMVVYAESKGEPLEGKIAVASVILNRVTNPKFPRTIEGVIKQKNAFSCVKGGTINVKPDQDSYTAVYEAIRGVDPTNDALFFYNPVISTSNWMKNVEKKKVKNIGNHVFFRI